The Glycine soja cultivar W05 chromosome 4, ASM419377v2, whole genome shotgun sequence genomic sequence CTCTAAACAACCGGTTTTTCTCATCACTTCAACCTTCTCTCTAATAAACTCATTCTTAATCTTATATGAGATATTCACTTATATGCACCATTCTCATATTTACATTATATTTATTCTTAAGACTTGGCTCCATATGACATCACGAGTCTTTTCTAATATAGTTTAGAGAGTTTTACACCTTCCGTTTCACACACCTCACCACAAATCTATCTTGCCACATTTGAGTCGAAACTAATCTATCGAATGTTGTTTGTTTCTTTCCAACAAGGATCccgggaaaaaagaaaaaaaaaatccctctaAGAAACACTTGATTATGTCACATTAAGAAACAGAACAAAAATGTATAATGCAGAAAAGGTTTCATTGGTGATGTTGACagttattaaacaaaaataatggaaGTTCTCCTATAGGGACTAGGGAGCATGTTGAAAACTGCGGTCAACAACATGTTTTAGGCAACTCGAGCTACAGCAGCATGTATCGCATCCGCTAGAAGTGGGACAGTTTTGGAACTCAGACCAGCCATGCTAATCCTCCTGCAAAACAAACCGTGCACGTTAAGTCATCTGGAACTTCGGCATAAAACATAAGGGTTGTCAAACATGTTTTCAACATAGTTGACATTTCTTTTTATAGAAGATGAAAtatgtgtctatatatataaatcacatCCTGAAGAAAATTAATGACAATGCCTATGTAGTAGATTTGCTGAAAAACGTGTTCAACATAGTTGACATTTCTCTTTATTatccaagtaccaagaagaatctAACTTGGACAAGTTCTTCTTTGAAGAGGGGAAGAATTGATGTggaataatatttgttttagacAATGGTTGCTAGGATACGTAGTTGTTTATCTGATAATGTTTGTTTTGGGTTTATCCTTCTGGTAAAGATGATTTAGTTCAGTTGTTAACATCTATTATCTTGTTCCTTAGTGTTAGGAAAAGTTAAGTGCAAgaggcatatatatatatatagacttaAACTAGCTACTGTGAAGccttcaaattcaagtatacagttagtaaaataatagttttttgcTTTTAGTGATATAGCTATTCGTGTAATGACTATTTTTCCCCCCTCTTTCTATCATCCAGCGTCAAAAAGGGTTTAAAAATGTAACCCCCGTACATGAGGCATATTCAACTTCATGTTTATTTTACACCAAAAAAGAATTTGACAAATGCATGGTAAGCAAGATAACAAGGTGCATTGCTGCCATATTCACAATTGACTAGAGCATAGAACAcggagaaaaaaaagagaatgcaTGTCATATTCATTTGAACTCATTCAATGAAGTCATAATAAATAGAGTATCTTACCCGTCAGATGTCATGTATATATGGTACTCTTTAGTCATGAAGGAAACTTGTTCCGCATTCAATCCAGTGAAAGTAAACATTCCAATCTGCTTGATAATGTGACTCCAATCACCAGGTGTGCCTGACCAGTTAAAGGAGAAATTATTATAACTGCAGTAAATGTAtcacaaaaacaaaactaaaaagaacAGAGTAAGATGGTAAAGAATGAGCAAACAAGTAGTAGCTTCTTGCGTACTAGTGCAAGTGCAACAATAATGATACAGATCCATCCAAAAAGACAAACTAAAGGAATTGAAAAAGGAGCTCGGTAGAGGCTGACCTCAGAAatgtaaagcataaaaaataaaaaaataaaaatgatacagATCCATCCAAAAAGACAAAACTAAAGGAATTGTAAAAGGAGCTTTGTAAAGGCTGACCTCTGGAACGTAAAGCATCGAAAAGTTCTTGGCGCATATTGATGATGCGATCAGCCATTGCCTTCAACTCAATAGTCCAGTCATTGAACAAATCcctgaaagagaagaaaaaacaagtGGGAAATTTTAACAGAAAAAAGTCACCTAGCAAAAGAATGTGTACAAGGAACACCTCCTTGGCAGTATTAAATATATCGACACAACCAACACATATGACGAAACAATCACAACCAGTAAAATCATCATCTTGGATATAGACAATGTTCACTAGAATCTCCCATCTAATCAAACATATATTGGAAGAATGGCCTCTATAAATATCGAAGTACCATCATATTCTTTACCATTTGACAGGGCCATTCAAGACTAGTATTcatcagagaaaaaaaaaaaagcagtggGGAAAGAATAATAAGATAGTCAGCAACAAATCCTTCTTTGTGTAGCAGAAGTTTGGCTCATTACCGGTCCTTGAGAATGGCAGCCACAATGGATGCACCATGAATAGGAGGACTTGAGTACATGGGCCTAATCACTAGTTTCAGCTGGCTCTCGACCCTGCTTGCAACATCAGCTGACTTGCAGACCTAGgtgagtttatttttaaaaaaatggggaAACTTATCAAAACACTAGAAGCTTTTAGTcatcaaagaaaaatgaaagtataAAGTACATTATATGCGCTTAGGatacaaagaaaataataagattcAATGGGACAAAAAACATGCACGATTCACTTATTGGCACTGATAAAAAACTTCATTCTCTCCATTTAATGCTTTAAAAGTTCTTACAATGCTTAAGGCGCCAACACGTTCCCCATAAAGACCCAGATTCTTTGCATAGCTTTGTGCCACCAGCAATTCACCCCCATCAGCAACAAACAAACGAACAGGCTGGGCATCTGCATCTAGACTTCCGCTAGCAAAACCCTTCAGAACAAAAaatgatagtttaaaaaaatattttttaatcaaagaatGGGCATCTGAGACAtagtaaagaaaaattattgtgGACATGAACCACCAAGGAAAGTGCCAAGAAAAAGGAAGCTTAACACTCGAAGTTTGATTTTTTCTGCCTGTGCAAAACATCAGGATTCAAGGGATTTCAAGTGGACggatttgtaattttaatgcACGAACACAAATTTCACAATGGTGAGAAGCAAGATGTTAGTTGCATGCAGAGAGCTTACCTGATAAGCACTGTCAAAGAAAGGTAACAAAGCTTTTGATCTTATTAGCAGCCTAATCTGCTCCCATTGCTCAAGGGTTGGATCCACACCAGTGGGGTTATGTGCGCATGCATGTAGCAAAACAATAGATCCAGATGGAGCAGAACCAAGATCTTCTAGAAGTCCTGTAAGGAACAGACGAGAAggtaacattaaataaaataaacttgatGAATATGAAATTGATCATGATACAATAAGTAACAAACACTTCACAGCTTGATAAATAATTTCCAACCTTGAAAATCAAGCCCTCGTGTTGCTGGAGCATAGTAGCGATATGTTTTGACAGACAACCCTGCTAAGTTGAAAACCTTTGGGTGATTACCCCAAGTTGGTGTTGGCAAGTATATAGTCCGCTGAGCAGACAAGtgcagtaaaaaaatgttaaggtGGGATCATCAAATTAACATCAGTTAAAAAGGAGGATAAGAAGGAGAAAAATATCAAGGACAAAGCACTTTACTTGGTGATAGTGTTTAGCCAAAAATTCACCCCCAACTCTTAATGAACCAGTTCCAGACAAGCATTGAACAGTGGTAACCCTGTTGTCTTGAATAGCAGggctataacaaaaaaaaataaatgtaagcaCAAAAAATTAGGTACTGATCAGCAAAAATCTTTACAAACAAGAAAGCacttatattgtttttattattaaccTGTCAGCCCCAAAAATGAGCTTAGCactcaatttattaaaatcagCTAGCCCAACAATCGGAATATATTCCTTGTTGCGTGACCTGAAAATAATGCAGAACAGAACATCATAAAAAGTTCAGAGTACAATGCCACCGGAAATGACGAgaaagaaagtatatatatatagtcaggTACTAACACGTCATTTATGAGTTGCTGCTCAACTCGCCTCACTACATTCAAAACAAGAGGTTTTCCTTCCTGGAACAATTCTCAGTATTAGTAAAACTCACAAGTTTCCAGCTGAATGATTATATTCGATCATTTTTAGTTACATTACAGGTCATTCTCGTGATTCATCCGCTAGCATTTTCAGCAGCCAAATCATATTAAACTAACGattatatttatgaattaaCATAATCTAG encodes the following:
- the LOC114409091 gene encoding aspartate aminotransferase 1; this encodes MASHDGISAASSDSVFNHLVRAPEDPILGVTVAYNKDPSPVKLNLGVGAYRTEEGKPLVLNVVRRVEQQLINDVSRNKEYIPIVGLADFNKLSAKLIFGADSPAIQDNRVTTVQCLSGTGSLRVGGEFLAKHYHQRTIYLPTPTWGNHPKVFNLAGLSVKTYRYYAPATRGLDFQGLLEDLGSAPSGSIVLLHACAHNPTGVDPTLEQWEQIRLLIRSKALLPFFDSAYQGFASGSLDADAQPVRLFVADGGELLVAQSYAKNLGLYGERVGALSIVCKSADVASRVESQLKLVIRPMYSSPPIHGASIVAAILKDRDLFNDWTIELKAMADRIINMRQELFDALRSRGTPGDWSHIIKQIGMFTFTGLNAEQVSFMTKEYHIYMTSDGRISMAGLSSKTVPLLADAIHAAVARVA